The following are encoded together in the Mustela nigripes isolate SB6536 chromosome 11, MUSNIG.SB6536, whole genome shotgun sequence genome:
- the ZG16 gene encoding zymogen granule membrane protein 16 isoform X2 codes for MLAIALLALLCASASAKAIQARASSYNGEYGGGGGERFSHSGYQLEGPITAIRVRVNRYYIVGLQVRYGKVWSDYVGGTQGDLEEIFLHPGESVIQVSGKYKYYLRKLVFVTDKGRYLPFGKDTGTSFNAAPLYPNTVLRFISGRSGSLINAIGLHWDSYPSDCGSC; via the exons ATGTTGGCCATCGCTCTTCTGGCCCTTCTCTGTGCATCAGCCTCGGCCAAGGCCA TTCAGGCGAGGGCCTCCTCCTACAATGGAGAGTATGGGGGCGGTGGAGGAGAGCGCTTCTCTCATTCTGGCTACCAGCTGGAAGGCCCCATCACCGCCATCCGCGTCCGCGTCAACAGATACTACATCGTAGG TCTCCAGGTCCGCTACGGCAAGGTGTGGAGCGACTACGTGGGGGGCACCCAGGGCGACCTGGAGGAGATCTTCCTGCACCCCGGGGAGTCCGTGATCCAGGTGTCTGGCAAGTACAAGTATTACCTGAGGAAGCTGGTCTTCGTGACTGACAAGGGCCGTTACCTGCCTTTCGGGAAGGACACAGGCACGAGTTTCAACGCCGCCCCCCTGTACCCCAACACCGTCCTCCGGTTCATCAGCGGCCGCTCGGGTTCCCTCATCAATGCCATCGGCTTGCACTGGGACAGCTACCCCAGTGACTGTGGCAGTTGCTGA
- the MAZ gene encoding myc-associated zinc finger protein isoform X2: MFPVFPCTLLAPPFPVLGLDSRGVGGLMNSFPPPQGHAQNPLQVGAELQSRFFASQGCAQSPFQAAPAPPPTPQPPAAEPLQVDLLPVLAAAQESAAAAAAAAAAAAAAAVAAAPPAPAAASTVDTAALKQPPAPPPPPPPVSAPAAEAAPPVSAATIAAAAATAVVAPTSTVAVAPVASALEKKTKSKGPYICALCAKEFKNGYNLRRHEAIHTGAKAGRVPSGAMKMPTMVPLSLLSVPQLSGAGGGGGEAGAGGGAAAVAAGGVVTTTASGKRIRKNHACEMCGKAFRDVYHLNRHKLSHSDEKPYQCPVCQQRFKRKDRMSYHVRSHDGAVHKPYNCSHCGKSFSRPDHLNSHVRQVHSTERPFKCETLPPLPPPPDPRPPRLGFL, encoded by the exons ATGTTCCCCGTGTTCCCTTGCACGCTGCTGGCCCCCCCCTTCCCCGTGCTGGGCCTGGACTCCCGGGGGGTGGGCGGCCTCATGAACTCCTTCCCGCCACCTCAGGGTCACGCCCAGAACCCCCTGCAGGTCGGGGCTGAGCTCCAGTCCCGCTTCTTTGCCTCCCAGGGCTGCGCCCAGAGTCCATTCCAG GCCGCGCCGGCGCCCCCACCCACGCCCCAGCCCCCGGCGGCCGAGCCCCTCCAGGTGGACTTGCTCCCGGTTCTCGCCGCCGCCCAGGAgtccgccgccgccgcggccgccgccgccgctgccgccgccgcggccgccgtcGCTGCtgcgcccccggccccggccgccGCCTCCACAGTGGACACAGCGGCTCTAAAGCAGCCGCcggcgcccccgccgccgcccccgccggtGTCGGCGCCCGCGGCCGAGGCCGCGCCCCCTGTTTCTGCCGCCACCATCGCCGCAGCCGCGGCCACCGCCGTCGTAGCCCCAACCTCGACGGTCGCCGTGGCCCCGGTCGCCTCTGCCTTGGAGAAGAAGACAAAGAGCAAGGGGCCCTACATCTGCGCTCTGTGCGCCAAGGAGTTCAAGAACGGCTACAACCTCCGGAGGCACGAGGCCATCCACACGGGCGCCAAGGCCGGCCGGGTCCCCTCGGGGGCTATGAAGATGCCCACCATGGTGCCCCTGAGCCTCCTGAGCGTGCCCCAGCTGAGCGgcgccggcgggggcgggggcgaagcgggcgcgggcggcggggcggccgCCGTGGCCGCGGGCGGCGTGGTCACCACCACCGCCTCGGGCAAGCGCATCCGGAAGAACCACGCCTGCGAGATGTGCGGCAAGGCCTTCCGCGACGTCTACCACCTGAACCGGCACAAGCTGTCGCACTCGGACGAGAAGCCCTACCAGTGCCCGGTGTGCCAGCAGCGCTTCAAGCGCAAGGACCGCATGAGCTACCACGTGCGCTCACATGACGGCGCTGTGCACAAGCCCTACAACTGCTCCCACTGTGGCAAGAGCTTCTCCCG GCCGGATCACCTCAACAGTCACGTCAGACAAGTGCACTCGACAGAACGGCCCTTCAAGTGCGAG ACCTTGCCGCCTCTCCCGCCTCCTCCAGACCCAAGACCCCCGAGGCTCGGATTCCTTTAA
- the MAZ gene encoding myc-associated zinc finger protein isoform X3, with the protein MFPVFPCTLLAPPFPVLGLDSRGVGGLMNSFPPPQGHAQNPLQVGAELQSRFFASQGCAQSPFQAAPAPPPTPQPPAAEPLQVDLLPVLAAAQESAAAAAAAAAAAAAAAVAAAPPAPAAASTVDTAALKQPPAPPPPPPPVSAPAAEAAPPVSAATIAAAAATAVVAPTSTVAVAPVASALEKKTKSKGPYICALCAKEFKNGYNLRRHEAIHTGAKAGRVPSGAMKMPTMVPLSLLSVPQLSGAGGGGGEAGAGGGAAAVAAGGVVTTTASGKRIRKNHACEMCGKAFRDVYHLNRHKLSHSDEKPYQCPVCQQRFKRKDRMSYHVRSHDGAVHKPYNCSHCGKSFSRPDHLNSHVRQVHSTERPFKCEKCEAAFATKDRLRAHTVRHEEKVPCHVCGKMLSSAYISDHMKVHSQGPHHVCELCNKGTGEVCPMAAAAAAAAAAAAVAAPPTAVGSLSGAEGVPVSSQPLPSQPW; encoded by the exons ATGTTCCCCGTGTTCCCTTGCACGCTGCTGGCCCCCCCCTTCCCCGTGCTGGGCCTGGACTCCCGGGGGGTGGGCGGCCTCATGAACTCCTTCCCGCCACCTCAGGGTCACGCCCAGAACCCCCTGCAGGTCGGGGCTGAGCTCCAGTCCCGCTTCTTTGCCTCCCAGGGCTGCGCCCAGAGTCCATTCCAG GCCGCGCCGGCGCCCCCACCCACGCCCCAGCCCCCGGCGGCCGAGCCCCTCCAGGTGGACTTGCTCCCGGTTCTCGCCGCCGCCCAGGAgtccgccgccgccgcggccgccgccgccgctgccgccgccgcggccgccgtcGCTGCtgcgcccccggccccggccgccGCCTCCACAGTGGACACAGCGGCTCTAAAGCAGCCGCcggcgcccccgccgccgcccccgccggtGTCGGCGCCCGCGGCCGAGGCCGCGCCCCCTGTTTCTGCCGCCACCATCGCCGCAGCCGCGGCCACCGCCGTCGTAGCCCCAACCTCGACGGTCGCCGTGGCCCCGGTCGCCTCTGCCTTGGAGAAGAAGACAAAGAGCAAGGGGCCCTACATCTGCGCTCTGTGCGCCAAGGAGTTCAAGAACGGCTACAACCTCCGGAGGCACGAGGCCATCCACACGGGCGCCAAGGCCGGCCGGGTCCCCTCGGGGGCTATGAAGATGCCCACCATGGTGCCCCTGAGCCTCCTGAGCGTGCCCCAGCTGAGCGgcgccggcgggggcgggggcgaagcgggcgcgggcggcggggcggccgCCGTGGCCGCGGGCGGCGTGGTCACCACCACCGCCTCGGGCAAGCGCATCCGGAAGAACCACGCCTGCGAGATGTGCGGCAAGGCCTTCCGCGACGTCTACCACCTGAACCGGCACAAGCTGTCGCACTCGGACGAGAAGCCCTACCAGTGCCCGGTGTGCCAGCAGCGCTTCAAGCGCAAGGACCGCATGAGCTACCACGTGCGCTCACATGACGGCGCTGTGCACAAGCCCTACAACTGCTCCCACTGTGGCAAGAGCTTCTCCCG GCCGGATCACCTCAACAGTCACGTCAGACAAGTGCACTCGACAGAACGGCCCTTCAAGTGCGAG aaaTGTGAGGCAGCGTTTGCCACGAAGGACCGACTGCGGGCGCACACAGTGCGACACGAGGAGAAGGTGCCGTGTCACGTGTGTGGCAAGATGCTGAGCTCGGCTTACATTTCGGACCACATGAAGGTGCACAGCCAGGGCCCTCACCATGTCTGTGAGCTCTGCAACAAAG GTACCGGTGAGGTCTGTCctatggcggcggcggcggcggcggcagcggcggcggcagcagtgGCAGCCCCCCCCACAGCTGTGGGCTCCCTCTCGGGGGCTGAGGGGGTGCCTGTGagctcccagccccttccctcccagccctggtGA
- the KIF22 gene encoding kinesin-like protein KIF22, translated as MDAGRRGPLRRRGMASATSGAGRFRLSKVGAGRRPPPARVRVAVRLRPFVDGTDGAGGPPCVRGLDSCSLEIANWRNHQETLKYQFDAFYGEKSSQQDIYAGSVQPILRHLLEGQNASVLAYGPTGAGKTHTMLGSPEQPGVIPRALMDLLQLTREEGGEGRPWALSVTMSYLEIYQEKVLDLLDPASGDLVIREDCRGNILIPGLTQKPITSFAEFEQHFLPASRNRTVGATRLNQRSSRSHAVLLVKVEQRERLAPFRQREGKLYLIDLAGSEDNRRTGNKGLRLKESGAINSSLFVLGKVVDALNQGLPRVPYRDSKLTRLLQDSLGGSAHSILIANIAPERRFYLDTVSALNFAARSKEVINRPFTNESLQLRVLAPVKLSQKELLGPSEAKRARGPEEEETGSPEPPAAPASASQELSPLQKLSSMDPAVLERLLSLDRLLGSQGSQGTHGLNTPRRERMVLMKTMEEKDLEIERLKMKQKELEAKVLAQEAVDPKEKENSSPTMLRPLARRTVTVAKPLKKAVVMPLQLIQEQAASPNAEIHILKKKGRKRKLESLDASEPEEKAEDCWELQISPELLAHGRQKILDLLNEGSARDLRSLQRIGQKKAQLIVGWRELHGPFSQVEDLERVEGISGKQMESFLKANILGLAASQR; from the exons ATGGACGCGGGGCGTCGGGGGCCGCTGAGGCGACGCGGGATGGCCTCGGCGACCTCAG GTGCTGGTCGCTTTCGGCTAAGCAAGGTGGGGGCTGGCCGGCGCCCGCCTCCAGCTCGAGTTAGGGTGGCTGTGCGGCTGCGGCCGTTTGTGGACGGGACAGATGGAGCAGGGGGTCCCCCTTGTGTGCGCGGCCTGGACAGCTGTTCCCTGGAGATTGCCAACTGGAGGaaccaccaggagactctcaaatACCA GTTTGATGCCTTCTACGGGGAGAAGAGCTCTCAGCAGGACATCTACGCGGGATCAGTGCAGCCCATCCTCAGGCACTTGCTGGAAGGGCAGAACGCCAGTGTGCTTGCCTATGGGCCCACGGGGGCAG GGAAGACGCACACAATGCTGGGCAGCCCCGAGCAACCGGGAGTGATTCCCCGGGCTCTCATGGACCTCCTACAGCTCACGAGGGAGGAGGGCGGCGAGGGCCGGCCATGGGCGCTCTCGGTCACTATGTCCTACTTAGAGATCTACCAGGAAAAG GTATTAGACCTCTTGGACCCTGCATCGGGAGACCTCGTGATCCGAGAAGACTGTCGGGGAAACATCCTGATTCCGGGCCTCACGCAGAAGCCCATCACTAGCTTTGCTGAGTTTGAGCAGCACTTCCTGCCAGCCAGTAGAAATCGGACCGTGGGAGCCACGCGGCTCAACCAGCGCTCCTCCCGCAGTCACGCTGTGCTCCTGGTTAAG GTGGAGCAGCGGGAGCGTCTGGCCCCGTTTCGCCAGCGGGAGGGTAAACTCTACCTGATTGACTTGGCTGGCTCCGAGGACAACCGGCGCACAGGTAACAAGGGTCTGCGGCTGAAGGAAAGTGGAGCCATCAATTCCTCCCTCTTCGTACTGGGCAAGGTGGTGGACGCGCTGAACCAGGGCCTCCCTCGCGTGCCTTACCGAGACAGCAAGCTGACTCGCCTATTGCAG GACTCTCTGGGCGGCTCAGCCCACAGCATCCTTATCGCCAACATCGCCCCCGAGAGACGCTTCTACCTAGACACAGTCTCTGCGCTCAACTTTGCTGCCAGGTCCAAGGAGGTGATCAACCGGCCTTTTACCAATGAGAGTCTACAGCTTCGTG TCTTGGCACCCGTTAAACTGTCCCAGAAAGAACTGCTTGGCCCGTCAGAGGCAAAGAGAGCCCGTGGCCCTGAGGAAGAGGAGACTGGGAGTCCTGAGCCCCCAGCAGCTCCAGCCTCAGCCTCCCAGGAACTCAG CCCCCTACAGAAGCTAAGTAGCATGGACCCCGCTGTGCTGGAGCGCCTCCTAAGTTTGGACCGTCTGCTGGGCTCCCAGGGGAGCCAGGGGACCCACGGGCTGAACACCCCAAGGCGAGAGCGGATGGTGCTCATGAAGACAATGGAGGAGAAGGATTTGGAGATTGAG AGGCTTAAGATGAAGCAAAAAGAACTGGAAGCCAAGGTTCTGGCCCAGGAGGCTGTGGacccaaaggaaaaagagaactcGTCTCCCACAATGCTCCGACCGCTTGCTCGCCGCACAGTCACTGTAGCAAAGCCCCTCAAAAAGGCTGTGGTGATGCCCTTACAACTGA TTCAGGAGCAGGCAGCATCCCCAAATGCTGAGATCCACATCCTGAAGAAGAAAGGCCGGAAGAGAAAG CTGGAGTCCCTGGATGCTTCAGAGCCAGAGGAGAAGGCTGAGGACTGCTGGGAGCTCCAGATCAGCCCGGAGCTACTGGCTCACGGGCGCCAAAAAATACTAGATCTGCTGAATGAAGGCTCTGCCCGGGATCTGCGCAGCCTGCAGCGCATTGGCCAGAAGAAGGCCCAGCTCATCGTGGGCTGGAGGGAGCTCCACGGCCCCTTCAGCCAG GTGGAGGACCTGGAACGCGTGGAGGGCATATCCGGGAAGCAGATGGAGTCGTTCCTGAAG GCGAACATCCTGGGTCTCGCCGCGAGCCAGCGCTGA
- the ZG16 gene encoding zymogen granule membrane protein 16 isoform X1, whose product MKSKGKRLSLDFLLSFHFSPRMLAIALLALLCASASAKAIQARASSYNGEYGGGGGERFSHSGYQLEGPITAIRVRVNRYYIVGLQVRYGKVWSDYVGGTQGDLEEIFLHPGESVIQVSGKYKYYLRKLVFVTDKGRYLPFGKDTGTSFNAAPLYPNTVLRFISGRSGSLINAIGLHWDSYPSDCGSC is encoded by the exons ATGAAGTCCAAAGGAAAAAGGCTAAGCCTtgactttctgctttctttccactTCAGCCCCAGAATGTTGGCCATCGCTCTTCTGGCCCTTCTCTGTGCATCAGCCTCGGCCAAGGCCA TTCAGGCGAGGGCCTCCTCCTACAATGGAGAGTATGGGGGCGGTGGAGGAGAGCGCTTCTCTCATTCTGGCTACCAGCTGGAAGGCCCCATCACCGCCATCCGCGTCCGCGTCAACAGATACTACATCGTAGG TCTCCAGGTCCGCTACGGCAAGGTGTGGAGCGACTACGTGGGGGGCACCCAGGGCGACCTGGAGGAGATCTTCCTGCACCCCGGGGAGTCCGTGATCCAGGTGTCTGGCAAGTACAAGTATTACCTGAGGAAGCTGGTCTTCGTGACTGACAAGGGCCGTTACCTGCCTTTCGGGAAGGACACAGGCACGAGTTTCAACGCCGCCCCCCTGTACCCCAACACCGTCCTCCGGTTCATCAGCGGCCGCTCGGGTTCCCTCATCAATGCCATCGGCTTGCACTGGGACAGCTACCCCAGTGACTGTGGCAGTTGCTGA
- the MAZ gene encoding myc-associated zinc finger protein isoform X1: MFPVFPCTLLAPPFPVLGLDSRGVGGLMNSFPPPQGHAQNPLQVGAELQSRFFASQGCAQSPFQAAPAPPPTPQPPAAEPLQVDLLPVLAAAQESAAAAAAAAAAAAAAAVAAAPPAPAAASTVDTAALKQPPAPPPPPPPVSAPAAEAAPPVSAATIAAAAATAVVAPTSTVAVAPVASALEKKTKSKGPYICALCAKEFKNGYNLRRHEAIHTGAKAGRVPSGAMKMPTMVPLSLLSVPQLSGAGGGGGEAGAGGGAAAVAAGGVVTTTASGKRIRKNHACEMCGKAFRDVYHLNRHKLSHSDEKPYQCPVCQQRFKRKDRMSYHVRSHDGAVHKPYNCSHCGKSFSRPDHLNSHVRQVHSTERPFKCEKCEAAFATKDRLRAHTVRHEEKVPCHVCGKMLSSAYISDHMKVHSQGPHHVCELCNKGFTTAAYLRIHAVKDHGLQAPRADRILCKLCSVHCKTPAQLAGHMQTHLGGAAPPVPGDAPQPQPTC; encoded by the exons ATGTTCCCCGTGTTCCCTTGCACGCTGCTGGCCCCCCCCTTCCCCGTGCTGGGCCTGGACTCCCGGGGGGTGGGCGGCCTCATGAACTCCTTCCCGCCACCTCAGGGTCACGCCCAGAACCCCCTGCAGGTCGGGGCTGAGCTCCAGTCCCGCTTCTTTGCCTCCCAGGGCTGCGCCCAGAGTCCATTCCAG GCCGCGCCGGCGCCCCCACCCACGCCCCAGCCCCCGGCGGCCGAGCCCCTCCAGGTGGACTTGCTCCCGGTTCTCGCCGCCGCCCAGGAgtccgccgccgccgcggccgccgccgccgctgccgccgccgcggccgccgtcGCTGCtgcgcccccggccccggccgccGCCTCCACAGTGGACACAGCGGCTCTAAAGCAGCCGCcggcgcccccgccgccgcccccgccggtGTCGGCGCCCGCGGCCGAGGCCGCGCCCCCTGTTTCTGCCGCCACCATCGCCGCAGCCGCGGCCACCGCCGTCGTAGCCCCAACCTCGACGGTCGCCGTGGCCCCGGTCGCCTCTGCCTTGGAGAAGAAGACAAAGAGCAAGGGGCCCTACATCTGCGCTCTGTGCGCCAAGGAGTTCAAGAACGGCTACAACCTCCGGAGGCACGAGGCCATCCACACGGGCGCCAAGGCCGGCCGGGTCCCCTCGGGGGCTATGAAGATGCCCACCATGGTGCCCCTGAGCCTCCTGAGCGTGCCCCAGCTGAGCGgcgccggcgggggcgggggcgaagcgggcgcgggcggcggggcggccgCCGTGGCCGCGGGCGGCGTGGTCACCACCACCGCCTCGGGCAAGCGCATCCGGAAGAACCACGCCTGCGAGATGTGCGGCAAGGCCTTCCGCGACGTCTACCACCTGAACCGGCACAAGCTGTCGCACTCGGACGAGAAGCCCTACCAGTGCCCGGTGTGCCAGCAGCGCTTCAAGCGCAAGGACCGCATGAGCTACCACGTGCGCTCACATGACGGCGCTGTGCACAAGCCCTACAACTGCTCCCACTGTGGCAAGAGCTTCTCCCG GCCGGATCACCTCAACAGTCACGTCAGACAAGTGCACTCGACAGAACGGCCCTTCAAGTGCGAG aaaTGTGAGGCAGCGTTTGCCACGAAGGACCGACTGCGGGCGCACACAGTGCGACACGAGGAGAAGGTGCCGTGTCACGTGTGTGGCAAGATGCTGAGCTCGGCTTACATTTCGGACCACATGAAGGTGCACAGCCAGGGCCCTCACCATGTCTGTGAGCTCTGCAACAAAG GCTTCACCACAGCAGCATACCTGCGCATCCACGCGGTGAAGGACCACGGGCTCCAGGCCCCGCGGGCTGACCGCATCCTGTGCAAGCTGTGCAGCGTGCACTGCAAGACCCCTGCCCAGCTGGCCGGCCACATGCAGACCCATCTGGGGGGGGCCGCCCCCCCTGTCCCGGGAGACGCCCCCCAGCCACAGCCCACCTGCTGA